In the genome of Sphingomonas sp. LR60, the window GTCGCCGATCACCGCGACATAATCGTCGGCGGGCGCGACCGGGCGGACGACCGCCAGCGACGCGCCGGCACGCGGCGCCACCACCGTCTTGCCCTTGCGCGTTTCCGCGATCACATCGGCCACCGGCACGATGAAGCCGCGTCCGTCGCTGGCCACGACCAGCAGCCGCGCCGCGCGCGCCGCGCTCAGCAGGGCGATGATCGGGACGCTGCCGTCAAGGTCGATCGACGCGCGCACCGGCTCCCCGAACCCGCGGCCGCCCGGCAATTTGTCAGCCGCCAGCGTGAAGAACCGGCCGTTCCCCGCCGCCAGCAGCAATTTGTCGGTAGTCTGCGCATGGAAGGCGAAAGCCGGCCCGTCGCCTTCCTTGAACTTCAGCGTCTCGGGCGCGGAGAGGTCGACATGGCCCTTCATCGCGCGGATCCAGCCGCGCGCCGACAGGATCACGCTGATCGGCTCGCGCTCGATCATCGCCTCCAGCGGGATGTCGCGTGCCGCGGCCTGTTCGCGCAGCTCGGTCCGCCGCTTGCCCAGCGCGGTCTCGGGACCATAACGGTCGCGCACCTTGCGGAAATCGGCCTTCAGCCGCGTGCGCTGCTTCGCCTCGGAGCCGAGCAGCGCCGCCAGCGTCGCCTGCTCCTTCTCCAGCGCCGCTTGCTCGCGCTTCAGCTCCATTTCCTCCAGCCGGCGCAGGCTGCGCAAGCGCATGTTGAGGATCGCCTCGGCCTGGCGGTCGGTCAGCTCGAACTCGGCGATCATCACCGCCTTCGGCTCGTCCTCGGTGCGGATGATCTCGATTACGCGGTCGAGGTTGAGGAACGCGACGATATACCCGCCGACCAGCTCCAGCCGGTCGGCGATCTTGCTCAGCCGGTGCTCGGTACGGCGTTGCAGCACCACGAACTGATGCTCGACCCACGCCGCCAGCGCGGCGCGCAGCGACATCACGCGCGGCGTCCGCTCCTTGTCGAGCACGTTGAGGTTGAGCGGGACGCGCGTCTCCAGATCGGACAGCCGGAAAAGCCCGTCCATCAACACCTGCGCGTCGACGGTGCGGCTGCGCGGTTCCAGCACGATCCGCACCTGCTCGTCCGATTCGTCGCGAACATCGGCCAGGATCGGCAGCTTCTTGTCCTCGATCAGCGCCGCGAGCTGCTCGATCAGCTTGCCCTTGGCGACGCCATACGGGATCTCCGACACCACCAGGTGCCAGCCGCCGCCCTTTTCCGCGATCTTCTCGATCCGCGCGCGGACCCGAAACGCACCGCGCCCGGTCGCATAGGCTTCGGCGATGATCGCCGTCGCGTCGACCAGCAGCCCGCCGGTCGGAAAGTCCGGCCCCTTCACATGTTCGAGGATCGCGGCATCGTCCGCGTCGGGTCGGTCGATCAACAGGATCGCGGCGTCCATCAACTCGGCGGCATTGTGCGGCGGAACGCTGGTCGCCATCCCGACCGCGATCCCGCTCGCGCCGTTCGCGAGCAGATTGGGGAAGGCGCCGGGGAACAGCTCGGGCTCCTGCTCCTCGCCATTGTAGGTGGGGCGGAACTCGGTCGCATCTTCGTCGAGCCCGTCCATCAGGTCGATTGCGACCTGCGTCAGCCGTGCCTCGGTATAGCGATAGGCGGCGGCGTTATCGCCGTCGATGTTGCCGAAATTGCCCTGTCCGTCGACCAGCGGATAGCGGAGCGCGAAATCCTGCGCCAATCGCACCATCGCATCATAGACCGACTGGTCGCCGTGCGGATGATATTTGCCGATCACGTCGCCGACGACGCGCGCGCACTTCTTGTAGCCCGAGGCCGGATCGAGCTTGAGCAGCCGCATCGCCCAAAGAAGCCGCCGATGCACCGGCTTCAGACCGTCCCGCACATCGGGCAGCGACCGCGCGGTGATCGTCGACAGCGCATAGACGAGATACCGCTCGCTCAACGCGCTGTCGAACGGCGCATCGAGGATGCCGATCGGGGGATTGTCGGAGAGGTCGGTGGCCATGTCGGCGCAGGTGGTAGCAGCGCGAGGCGACGTTCCACAACCGTTCCGCGCGTCGGTCCGCTAAATCCGCCAGCGTGGCGAGCCACCATTCGCGGAAGGAGGAGCATTACTTCCCTGGTCAAGCTCTCCCGAGCATGTCGAACCGTCCGGGACGTGGCGGCGCGAAAAGGCGACGGGCCGCGCGGCACGGGTTCGCGCCGGGCGTTGGTGCCGCTATCACCGCCATGCTGCACTGCACCGCAGCCGCTATTCGCCGTCACCTGAAACTGCCACGGAGCCCGCCGCTTGCCACGTTACGGATTGATCGACGGGCTTCGCGGTTTCTTCCTCGTCTTCATGCTCATCAACCACCTCGTCTTCACGGGTGGCTATTGGATGCAGAACGTCAACCACAACAAGCTCGCGTTCGTCGAGGACGCGCAGGGTTTCGTGTTCCTGTCCGGGCTGATGATCGGGCTGGTCTATGGCCGCAAGATGCTTAAGCTCGGCTATGACGAGGGGCGGGCACAGGTCTGGCGGCGCGCGTTCCAGCTCTATCGTTATGCGATGGGGATCGTCGTCGCGGTACTGATCGCGCGCGCGTTGCTGCCCGGCGCACCCCAGGCATGGGGCAATTGGCTCGGCCATACCAGCCTGACCGGCGACCCG includes:
- the parC gene encoding DNA topoisomerase IV subunit A, with amino-acid sequence MATDLSDNPPIGILDAPFDSALSERYLVYALSTITARSLPDVRDGLKPVHRRLLWAMRLLKLDPASGYKKCARVVGDVIGKYHPHGDQSVYDAMVRLAQDFALRYPLVDGQGNFGNIDGDNAAAYRYTEARLTQVAIDLMDGLDEDATEFRPTYNGEEQEPELFPGAFPNLLANGASGIAVGMATSVPPHNAAELMDAAILLIDRPDADDAAILEHVKGPDFPTGGLLVDATAIIAEAYATGRGAFRVRARIEKIAEKGGGWHLVVSEIPYGVAKGKLIEQLAALIEDKKLPILADVRDESDEQVRIVLEPRSRTVDAQVLMDGLFRLSDLETRVPLNLNVLDKERTPRVMSLRAALAAWVEHQFVVLQRRTEHRLSKIADRLELVGGYIVAFLNLDRVIEIIRTEDEPKAVMIAEFELTDRQAEAILNMRLRSLRRLEEMELKREQAALEKEQATLAALLGSEAKQRTRLKADFRKVRDRYGPETALGKRRTELREQAAARDIPLEAMIEREPISVILSARGWIRAMKGHVDLSAPETLKFKEGDGPAFAFHAQTTDKLLLAAGNGRFFTLAADKLPGGRGFGEPVRASIDLDGSVPIIALLSAARAARLLVVASDGRGFIVPVADVIAETRKGKTVVAPRAGASLAVVRPVAPADDYVAVIGDNRKLALFPIADLPEMTRGQGVQLQRYRDGGLADARTLVFAEGLSWAMGGDSGRTRTETDLSQWRTARGAAGRMPPNGFPRDNRF